The following are encoded in a window of Brevibacillus sp. DP1.3A genomic DNA:
- a CDS encoding PIG-L deacetylase family protein — MGKKMLLLGVYGMEVVECGGALAINVNNGGESYASIILSSEKSRPQVTEAAAVLGVQMYFPGFQSGYVDVSPESKKKLVQIIREVKPDIIITQDPEHSFHDLDPDRRQAMILILESIALASREFALDEMPGLEAHPIPAIYYMTPHHPNCVVDISSVWEQKNRAMDVLHSQMEFSGRHFEEAIDAKAMEAIVPGFSALPSDYEKGRAVHKVLDQAIHVYHGLATHGHFTLAEAYKRDGNFHLKELIN; from the coding sequence ATGGGCAAGAAAATGTTGCTGTTAGGTGTGTACGGCATGGAAGTGGTGGAGTGTGGCGGTGCTCTTGCCATTAACGTGAACAATGGAGGGGAATCGTACGCCTCGATCATACTGTCTAGCGAAAAATCACGCCCGCAAGTTACAGAGGCGGCAGCGGTATTGGGGGTTCAGATGTATTTTCCCGGCTTTCAATCCGGTTATGTTGATGTCAGTCCGGAGTCCAAGAAAAAGCTCGTACAGATTATCCGGGAAGTGAAGCCAGATATTATCATTACGCAGGACCCGGAGCATTCTTTTCACGACTTGGACCCAGACCGTAGGCAGGCCATGATTTTAATCTTAGAAAGTATCGCATTGGCAAGTCGGGAGTTTGCTTTAGATGAAATGCCTGGCTTGGAGGCACATCCGATCCCGGCGATCTATTACATGACTCCGCATCATCCCAACTGTGTCGTTGATATTTCGTCAGTGTGGGAACAGAAAAATCGAGCGATGGATGTCTTGCACAGTCAGATGGAGTTCAGTGGCCGACATTTTGAAGAAGCGATAGATGCGAAGGCAATGGAGGCTATCGTCCCTGGTTTTTCCGCGTTGCCCTCTGACTACGAAAAGGGAAGAGCAGTGCACAAGGTACTCGATCAAGCCATTCACGTCTATCACGGTTTGGCAACACATGGTCATTTTACATTAGCAGAAGCATATAAACGTGATGGGAACTTTCATTTGAAAGAACTGATCAACTAA
- a CDS encoding metal-sensitive transcriptional regulator produces the protein MSSAELNVVQSCHTSDRNSHHSEKTKQNLQARLNRIEGQIRGIKGMVEKDAYCDDVLNQIAAVQSALNSVGRILLEGHMKSCVIERIQEGDSAVIDELLTTMNKLMK, from the coding sequence TTGTCAAGTGCAGAATTGAACGTTGTACAGTCTTGTCATACATCAGATCGAAACAGTCATCATTCAGAAAAAACCAAGCAAAACTTGCAGGCGCGCCTCAATCGGATTGAGGGACAGATTCGCGGGATTAAAGGCATGGTGGAGAAGGATGCTTATTGTGATGATGTCTTGAATCAAATTGCTGCGGTACAATCTGCCTTAAATTCAGTGGGACGTATCCTTTTGGAAGGACATATGAAATCCTGTGTGATTGAACGCATCCAAGAAGGGGACAGCGCAGTCATTGACGAGCTGTTAACCACGATGAATAAGCTGATGAAATAA
- a CDS encoding nitrite reductase: protein MQFAVSPEIRVGGSVFTPKDMVAIGQIVGEDAQIELSTFQQLIVEMNEEKAEDAKKALREKGLCVYETGSVVKNLSVCSFCKGAEIEGLEAARNLNDTIAGMVVPFTMRVGYTGCPNACGEPLVKDIGIVKRKETFEIYVGGQSKTMEAKTAELLVEQVKEEQLSSIVQSIITLYQTQGKKREKFFKFVERYGLENVRKELGLSS from the coding sequence GTGCAGTTTGCCGTAAGTCCAGAAATTCGTGTCGGCGGTTCTGTGTTTACCCCAAAAGATATGGTGGCGATCGGTCAAATCGTTGGCGAGGATGCACAAATTGAACTTTCAACCTTTCAGCAGCTTATTGTCGAGATGAATGAAGAGAAGGCTGAGGATGCGAAAAAAGCGCTGCGTGAAAAAGGCTTATGCGTGTACGAAACGGGCTCTGTTGTGAAGAATTTGTCTGTCTGTTCTTTTTGCAAAGGAGCAGAGATTGAAGGGCTAGAGGCTGCGAGAAATTTGAATGATACGATCGCAGGGATGGTCGTTCCTTTTACGATGAGAGTCGGTTATACGGGCTGCCCAAATGCCTGTGGAGAGCCGTTGGTAAAAGATATCGGGATCGTCAAGCGAAAAGAAACCTTTGAAATCTACGTCGGAGGCCAATCGAAAACAATGGAGGCCAAAACAGCCGAGCTCCTGGTCGAGCAGGTGAAGGAAGAACAATTATCCTCCATCGTCCAAAGCATCATTACGTTGTATCAGACGCAAGGGAAAAAGAGAGAGAAGTTTTTCAAGTTTGTCGAGCGATATGGATTGGAAAATGTCCGAAAAGAATTGGGGCTGTCTTCCTGA
- the copZ gene encoding copper chaperone CopZ encodes MNVTLNVQGMSCNHCVISIEGALQKLDGVSKATVSLADNQVSVTFDEFVVSLDNVKETIEDQGYDVV; translated from the coding sequence ATGAATGTCACTTTGAACGTACAAGGAATGTCCTGCAATCACTGCGTTATCTCCATAGAAGGTGCACTTCAAAAACTAGACGGGGTTAGCAAAGCAACGGTAAGCCTTGCTGACAATCAGGTAAGCGTGACTTTTGATGAATTCGTTGTTTCGCTGGACAATGTGAAAGAGACCATTGAAGATCAAGGATACGATGTCGTTTAA